The Engystomops pustulosus chromosome 9, aEngPut4.maternal, whole genome shotgun sequence genome includes a window with the following:
- the C1GALT1C1 gene encoding C1GALT1-specific chaperone 1, with amino-acid sequence MISEGGSFMRGMLIGGGFCLVVTLLGHIKLGHEATTPHEHHHIQAPNKEDVLKLTDAERMELSQSMRVYCIILVRPKDLSLWAAVRTTWSKHCDQADYYSSENVKVFDSISVDSSDTWTMMRKAIQMSYENHKHEYNWFFIAQPSTFAIIENLKFFLLKKNPSEPFYIGHTVKDGELDYVDVAGGIVLSIGSVNRLISVMSEPDKCPETGGIIWKVSGDKQLAMCLKYKGVVAENAEDSEGKNVFNTKSVGTLIKEAMASDPQKVVEGCCSDMAITFSGQSPNHMQVMMYGVYRLRAYGRSFNDAMVFLPPPNSDND; translated from the coding sequence ATGATTTCGGAAGGGGGATCATTTATGAGGGGCATGTTAATAGGAGGTGGGTTTTGTCTTGTGGTTACTCTTCTTGGACACATCAAGTTAGGCCATGAAGCTACCACCCCCCATGAACACCATCACATTCAAGCACCCAATAAGGAGGACGTTTTGAAGCTTACAGATGCAGAACGGATGGAGTTGAGTCAGAGCATGCGGGTCTATTGTATTATCCTTGTCAGACCAAAAGACCTGAGCCTCTGGGCTGCGGTGAGGACCACATGGAGCAAGCACTGTGACCAGGCTGACTACTACAGCTCCGAAAATGTTAAAGTCTTTGATTCCATATCAGTTGACAGCAGCGACACATGGACTATGATGAGGAAAGCTATCCAGATGTCATATGAGAACCATAAACATGAATATAATTGGTTTTTTATTGCTCAACCCTCTACCTTTGCCATTATCGAGAATCTAAAGTTTTTTCTCTTGAAGAAAAATCCATCAGAACCTTTCTACATTGGACACACTGTAAAAGATGGAGAACTAGATTACGTGGATGTTGCAGGTGGCATTGTGCTCAGTATTGGATCAGTGAATAGACTTATCAGTGTCATGAGTGAACCAGATAAGTGTCCAGAAACAGGCGGGATCATATGGAAGGTTTCAGGAGATAAGCAATTGGCCATGTGCCTGAAATACAAAGGAGTGGTAGCAGAAAACGCAGAAGACTCTGAAGGGAAGAATGTCTTCAACACCAAATCTGTTGGGACTCTTATTAAGGAAGCCATGGCAAGTGATCCTCAGAAAGTAGTTGAAGGCTGCTGCTCTGACATGGCCATCACATTCAGTGGCCAGTCTCCAAACCACATGCAAgttatgatgtatggtgtgtacagGCTACGGGCCTATGGACGCAGCTTCAATGACGCAATGGTGTTCTTACCACCTCCCAACTCTGATAACGACTGA